The following coding sequences lie in one Listeria ivanovii subsp. londoniensis genomic window:
- the mbcS gene encoding acyl-CoA synthetase MbcS: MNSENLLAPELYNITDEIAKFSSEKTALIWKNEHDETKTWSYRHLLEQANKFANVAKDAGVKKGDHVIVMTPRLLETYAIYMGLWKAGAIIIPASELLKAHDLEYRIHHANVKAIVSYNGMTAEFDKINDIPSVAKKIIVGEKLAGWDHYETLMEQASVEFERVETSRDDACLLAFTSGTTGNPKGVVHIHGWGYAHIRIAADHWLDIHEDDIVWATAGPGWQKWVWSPFLSVLGKGATGFIYNGRFIPEKQLNLLSEEKINVLCCTPTEYRLMAKVNNLREHDLSSLRSAVSAGEPLNREVIQVFQDNFDIKVRDGYGQTESTLLIGTLVDTPIRPGSMGKPIMPEYMAIIDADGNPVGVGEIGDIAMRRDFPALFKEYYKEPERLQKAIRGDYFVSGDRAIRDEDNYYWFQGRNDDIIISSGYTIGPFEVEDALTHHPAVKEVAVVASPDEIRGTVVKAFIVLKDGYEGTDDLVHELQTFTKEQTAPYKYPRRIEFTSALPKTDSGKIRRVELRDAEFASVQK; the protein is encoded by the coding sequence ATGAATTCAGAGAACCTACTTGCTCCAGAACTTTATAATATTACCGACGAGATTGCTAAATTTAGTTCTGAAAAAACGGCTTTAATTTGGAAAAATGAACATGATGAAACAAAAACTTGGAGCTACCGTCACCTGCTTGAACAAGCGAATAAGTTTGCGAATGTTGCAAAAGATGCCGGCGTAAAAAAAGGCGACCATGTTATCGTAATGACGCCTCGCTTGCTCGAAACATATGCGATTTATATGGGCCTATGGAAAGCTGGAGCCATCATTATTCCCGCTTCCGAATTACTTAAAGCACACGATTTAGAATACCGCATCCATCATGCTAATGTGAAAGCAATTGTTTCTTATAACGGAATGACTGCTGAATTTGATAAAATTAACGACATCCCATCTGTTGCTAAAAAGATTATTGTTGGCGAAAAATTAGCTGGTTGGGATCATTATGAAACATTAATGGAACAGGCTTCAGTAGAATTCGAACGGGTGGAAACTTCACGCGATGATGCATGCTTACTTGCTTTCACTAGTGGGACAACAGGTAATCCTAAAGGGGTTGTACATATTCATGGTTGGGGTTACGCGCATATTCGTATCGCCGCTGATCACTGGCTAGACATTCATGAAGACGATATTGTCTGGGCAACTGCAGGACCCGGCTGGCAAAAATGGGTCTGGTCTCCATTCCTATCCGTTCTTGGAAAAGGTGCGACTGGTTTCATTTATAATGGCCGCTTCATTCCCGAAAAACAACTCAACTTGCTTAGCGAAGAAAAAATCAACGTCCTATGTTGTACGCCAACAGAATATCGCTTAATGGCAAAAGTGAATAATTTGCGCGAACATGACTTAAGCTCCCTTCGCAGTGCTGTTTCAGCTGGTGAGCCACTAAACCGTGAAGTAATTCAAGTTTTCCAAGACAATTTTGACATTAAAGTTCGTGATGGATATGGACAAACAGAAAGTACATTATTGATTGGAACGCTTGTAGATACGCCAATTCGCCCCGGTTCAATGGGCAAACCAATTATGCCTGAATATATGGCGATTATTGATGCTGATGGAAACCCGGTCGGTGTTGGTGAAATCGGTGATATTGCAATGCGTAGAGATTTCCCAGCATTGTTTAAAGAATACTATAAAGAACCTGAACGCCTTCAAAAAGCGATTCGCGGTGATTATTTTGTTTCTGGTGACCGTGCGATTCGTGACGAAGATAACTATTACTGGTTCCAAGGTAGAAACGACGATATTATCATTAGCTCCGGTTATACGATTGGACCTTTTGAAGTGGAAGACGCCTTGACTCATCACCCTGCTGTGAAAGAAGTTGCTGTTGTCGCGAGCCCTGACGAAATCCGCGGCACCGTCGTAAAAGCATTCATCGTCTTAAAAGATGGTTATGAAGGCACCGACGACCTAGTTCACGAGTTACAAACGTTTACGAAAGAACAAACCGCACCATACAAATATCCGCGCCGTATCGAGTTTACAAGCGCTCTGCCAAAAACCGATTCTGGGAAAATTCGTCGTGTGGAATTGCGGGATGCTGAATTTGCGAGTGTGCAAAAATAG